The Bifidobacterium animalis subsp. animalis ATCC 25527 genome has a segment encoding these proteins:
- a CDS encoding ribonuclease J, translated as MATQEAKTTRKRSTGKSATGMKRRSTKSAASQAKSPRTRKSTRNTSTRVRKQINVNKPLATSDTQDENRVAPPKYRKGSMRIVPLGGLGEIGRNMNVIEYNGHILLIDCGVLFPEEEQPGVDLILPDFNYIKDRLDKVDALVLTHGHEDHIGGVPYLLKMRPDIPLIGSKLTLGFVEAKCKEHRIEPVMTQVEGRDKLKVGPFNLEFVSVTHSIPDALAVCVRTPAGSLIDTGDIKLDQLPLDHRVTDLVEFGKLGEQGIDLLMMDSTNAEVPGFVKPETSIGPALDQVFATATRKIIVASFSSHVHRVQQVVDAAHKYGRKVVFVGRSMVRNMAIAADLGYLHLPEDTVIDVKEAKDYPDNKLVYMCTGSQGEPMAALGRIADGNHRDITINEFDTVILASSLIPGNEHGVYKVINKLVQLGARVVNRDNAAVHVSGHCNEGELLYMYNIVKPKNAMPIHGENRHLVANGLIAVKTGIEPENVVLAEDGDVVDLYHGKAAIVGSVPCGYIYVDGDSVGELTDEELEKRRILGTEGFVSCFAVVDTDAAEVISGPKVYLNAVAEDESEFEKVRHQIVEQLRDAMMTGTKDTHKLQQIMRRTLGGWVSRELKRKPMIVPVVADVAADMNKMESYND; from the coding sequence ATGGCAACACAAGAAGCAAAGACAACGAGGAAACGCTCCACAGGAAAATCCGCAACCGGCATGAAGCGCCGCAGCACCAAGTCGGCGGCCAGCCAGGCGAAGAGCCCGCGCACGCGCAAGTCCACCCGCAACACGTCCACGCGGGTGAGGAAGCAGATCAACGTGAACAAGCCGCTCGCCACGAGCGACACGCAGGACGAGAACCGCGTCGCACCGCCGAAGTACCGCAAGGGCTCGATGCGCATTGTGCCGCTCGGCGGTCTGGGTGAGATCGGCCGCAACATGAATGTGATCGAATACAACGGCCACATTCTGCTCATCGACTGCGGCGTGCTGTTCCCGGAGGAGGAGCAGCCGGGCGTCGACCTCATTCTGCCCGACTTCAACTACATCAAGGACCGTCTCGACAAGGTGGATGCGCTGGTGCTCACGCACGGCCATGAAGACCACATCGGCGGCGTGCCGTATCTGCTCAAGATGCGTCCGGACATTCCGCTCATCGGTTCGAAGCTCACGCTCGGATTCGTGGAGGCGAAGTGCAAGGAACACCGCATCGAGCCGGTGATGACGCAGGTCGAAGGCCGTGACAAGCTCAAGGTGGGTCCGTTCAACCTCGAATTCGTCTCGGTGACGCATTCGATCCCGGACGCGCTCGCCGTGTGCGTGCGCACGCCGGCCGGCTCGCTCATCGACACCGGTGACATCAAGCTCGACCAGCTGCCGCTCGACCACCGCGTCACCGATCTCGTGGAGTTCGGCAAGCTCGGCGAGCAGGGCATCGACCTGCTGATGATGGATTCGACGAACGCCGAGGTTCCCGGGTTCGTGAAGCCGGAGACGTCGATCGGCCCGGCACTCGACCAGGTGTTTGCCACCGCGACGCGCAAGATCATCGTCGCCAGCTTCTCGAGCCACGTGCACCGCGTGCAGCAGGTGGTGGACGCCGCCCACAAGTATGGCCGCAAGGTCGTGTTCGTGGGCCGTTCGATGGTGCGCAACATGGCCATCGCCGCCGATCTGGGCTACCTGCACCTGCCTGAGGACACGGTGATCGACGTCAAGGAAGCCAAGGACTACCCCGACAACAAGCTCGTGTACATGTGCACGGGTTCGCAGGGCGAGCCGATGGCCGCCCTCGGCCGCATCGCCGACGGCAACCACCGCGACATCACGATCAACGAGTTCGACACGGTGATTCTCGCCAGCTCGCTCATTCCGGGCAACGAACATGGCGTGTACAAGGTGATCAACAAGCTCGTGCAGCTCGGTGCGCGCGTGGTCAACCGCGACAATGCCGCGGTGCATGTCTCCGGCCACTGCAACGAGGGCGAGCTGCTGTACATGTACAACATCGTCAAGCCGAAGAACGCCATGCCGATCCACGGCGAGAACCGCCATCTCGTGGCCAACGGCCTGATCGCCGTGAAGACCGGCATCGAGCCCGAGAACGTCGTGCTCGCCGAGGACGGCGACGTCGTCGACCTCTACCACGGCAAGGCCGCCATCGTCGGCTCCGTGCCATGTGGTTACATCTATGTGGACGGCGATTCGGTGGGCGAGCTCACTGATGAGGAGCTCGAGAAGCGCCGCATTCTCGGCACTGAGGGCTTCGTGTCATGCTTCGCCGTCGTCGACACGGATGCGGCCGAGGTGATCTCCGGACCGAAGGTGTACCTCAACGCCGTTGCCGAAGACGAAAGCGAGTTCGAGAAGGTGCGTCACCAGATTGTCGAGCAGTTGCGCGACGCGATGATGACGGGCACGAAAGACACGCACAAGCTCCAGCAGATCATGCGCCGCACGCTCGGCGGCTGGGTTTCGCGCGAGCTCAAGCGCAAGCCGATGATCGTGCCAGTCGTGGCGGATGTCGCCGCCGACATGAACAAGATGGAGTCGTACAACGACTGA
- the dapA gene encoding 4-hydroxy-tetrahydrodipicolinate synthase, translated as MSDGIMHLLDPAPFGRVLPAMITPMKPNGDVDFDMAQTVAKQLVADGADGLVVNGTTGESPTTHMDEKVELVKAVKEVVDVPVISGAGSNDTAHTVRMVEQTQEAGADAVLVVCPYYSRPSQQGIFCHYQAVNESADKPIIVYDVPGRTGVRIALDTYVHLAELDHVKAVKDATGDIAGAVRKRMETGLTWYSGDDALYLPFLSIGAVGIISVVAHAAAKPMRELAEAFDRGDIAKAQGLANRIAPAIEAMNGAGFQAVMAKAALKVRGIMECTTMRLPNIGPNDGQIEVVRDGLRASGLIPE; from the coding sequence ATGAGTGACGGTATTATGCATCTTCTCGATCCGGCCCCGTTCGGCCGCGTATTGCCCGCGATGATCACACCGATGAAGCCCAACGGCGATGTCGATTTCGACATGGCCCAGACGGTGGCCAAACAGCTGGTGGCCGACGGTGCCGACGGCCTCGTGGTCAACGGCACCACCGGTGAGTCGCCGACGACGCACATGGATGAGAAGGTCGAACTCGTCAAGGCCGTCAAGGAAGTCGTCGACGTGCCGGTCATCTCCGGCGCCGGTTCGAACGACACCGCGCATACCGTGCGCATGGTCGAACAGACGCAAGAAGCGGGCGCAGATGCCGTGCTCGTCGTCTGCCCGTACTATTCACGGCCGTCGCAGCAGGGAATCTTCTGCCATTACCAGGCGGTGAACGAGTCGGCCGACAAGCCGATCATCGTCTACGACGTGCCTGGGCGCACCGGTGTGAGAATCGCACTGGACACCTACGTGCATCTCGCGGAACTCGACCACGTCAAGGCCGTCAAGGACGCCACCGGAGACATTGCCGGAGCGGTACGCAAGCGCATGGAGACCGGTCTCACCTGGTATTCGGGGGACGACGCACTGTATTTGCCGTTCCTGTCGATCGGTGCGGTGGGCATCATCTCGGTGGTGGCCCATGCCGCTGCCAAACCGATGCGCGAGCTCGCCGAAGCGTTCGACCGCGGCGACATCGCCAAGGCACAGGGTCTGGCGAACCGCATCGCGCCCGCCATCGAAGCGATGAACGGCGCCGGGTTCCAGGCGGTCATGGCAAAGGCGGCGCTCAAGGTGCGCGGCATCATGGAATGCACAACAATGCGTCTGCCGAACATCGGGCCGAACGACGGACAGATCGAAGTCGTACGCGACGGCCTGCGGGCATCCGGTCTTATTCCGGAATGA